The stretch of DNA TGGACTTGACGAACTGGTCGAAGAAGGCGGCCTGGTCGACGGCGAACCTGGTGACCACGGGCTTGGTCCCGGCGTCGGTGTGCAGGTCCTGGTCGGAGGTGAAGAGGCCCTGCCGGTTCAGCAGGTCCACATAGTACTTGTTGTCGAACACGTCGGGGGTGCGGATGTCGTTGGCGGTGGAGTTGTCCACCTTGAGTCGCGGGCAGGTGAGCTTGAGGTGGCCGGCGAACCACTTGTTCATGGTAGTGTCCTCCTTGGGGAACAGCCGCTCCTCGAAGGAGCCGCAGTGCGCGATCCCCAGCGTGTGCGCGCCGGACAGCGCCACCAGGTCGTCCGCGTCCAGGCCGATCTTGGCCAGGAAGCTGAGGAGAACAGGGACCTTGGAGGTCGGCGGCGGGAGCGCGCCCAAGATGGTGTCCAGGGACGCGGGGGCGAGACCGTCGCGGCGGCCGAGCGGTACGGCGTACCGCGGACCGCCGGCCAGGTGGACGGAGTCGCGCGCGGCGAGGGCCGCGATGTCGGCGCAGGAGACGACGGGCCCGCCGCACGCCCTCTGGAGGAGCGCGCGGATGTCGTTGATGGCCTTGAACGCCGACGGACGGAGCGTGACGTTGGGGGGAGACACCTTCTCGCTGTCGACGCCGTTGGTCTTGTCGAGGAGCACGGAGCCGTCGCAGCCCTGCACGAAGCAGTCGTGGAAGTGGATGCGGAGGAGCGCGGCGGCGAGGCCCACGTCCTTGCGGATGGCGTCCTTGAGGAAGGCGAAGACGATGGCCTCCGCCTGCGGGCACTTGGCACTGTAGAAGTCGAACGACAGGCCCTTGGCAAGCGGCGGCGAGTCACCAGCACCAGCCGCGGCGGACACATAGCTCAGCACCAGAGCTGCTGCGGCGAGGACGAGCAGGGCACGAGCAGCCGACGGAGAGGAAGAAGCCATGGTGATCGTAGGATGTGGCTGTGGCTGTGGCTGTGCCTGTGTTGAGGTTGGAGGTGTGCGTGGGTTTTTATAGGCGCGCGTGCATTCTCCATGAATCTTATCTGGCTGACATGGAGCTCGATCGATCATACTGTGCAGTGGATGCGATGCACTTGCACCGGTGGAGCCGAGGCTGGAAACTACCGCGCATGCAGATGCGGGGTGGTCGAGTCAAATATTTGAAAGGAGGAAAATGATTGGCCGACGAGTCGACGATGCAGGCATGCGTACACATGGATGCCGAGAATTTCTTTTAAAGCAAACGTACAGCAGATTCATCAACTTGCCGGGAGGCGGCTAACGACGATCGAGGCAGAGGCGGAGAGCAGTCTGACTGTGGCTTTCTAAGCAACCTAACTATGATGGGTAGTCTAGCTTTCGACTTTGACATGTCATCAGATGCCGTTGATTACTGATCACTGCTGAAAGCAACTGTAAACAGAGGCAAATGGCGACCAAGAGTAAATGATCAGCAGTTTCTTTATTTGATGAAGATGcctcttagagcatctccaacatgCGCCCGACGCGCCGCACGGTAAAACCAGATTTGACGCGCGCCCATCGTCTGATTTGGCGCGGCGCGCAGCGTTTGCTCCAGCAGCTGCGCTGAAAAGCCGCGCGCGCACAGCTTCAGCAGGCGCGGTAAAATGCAGCGCGCGCTCATTCTACAATATTTTTTAAATTAAAATTACATAGATAAAAAAAGATACAAAGATATTTTACATCGGTGCAACTACTACGGCATAGATAGATATATAATTCGACAtacatagatagatagatacTACTACggcatagatagatagatagatagaaaCTACTACGGCATACATAGATAGAAAACTACTCCAAGTcgctatcatcatcatcatcactctcGTCGGTGTCGTCCAAGGTTGAGAGCCATATGTCGTCCCAACGTTCATCGTCCGAGGTGAAGAATGACCTCCCACCTGCGGAGACGATGTCGCACTGCTCGTTCGCCACTGCCTTCCGCTGACGCAGGTCCGCCCGCTCCGAGCGGTGCCTTGCCGTCCTCTCCGCCCAGTAGGCACGCTCGGCGTCGACGTCCTCTGGGTGGCACGGCGCCACTCCGCCATGGCTCGCTCGTCCTCTTCGGCGACGAGGAGACGGCGCTGCCGCCGAGAGTGGTCGGCACGGTCCATGTCCGTGATGAGACGTGGCGGAGGGGCGAGGCGCTGCGCCTCCTCGCGCGTGAAGACGTCCCGAAAATTCATCTGCGACCGGGGCCTCTCCAAGCGCCACGTCGCCGCGTCGTACGCGCGGGCCGCCTCGCGCGCGCTCCGGAACGTCCTGAGGCCGAGCCGGACGTCGCCGAACCGTATCTCGGCAAAGTACCAGCCGTTGGGGCGCTCGCGGACGCTGCGAAAGCCCGAAGCACCCCGGCGGCGCGGCGGCATGGTGGCGCGGTGGTGGCGCAGAAAGCGGCGAGGTTGCGAGGAAGAGGGCGCGTGGCGAAGCGCGAGACTTTATAGGCGCACGTGAAGCGGCGCGCCAAATCTACCACGCCGCGTGCCGCTTTTTCCCCCGCGCGCGCAAACGCTTCCCGCGCGCGGTAACTTCCCGCCACCGCTGGAGCGCGCGGAACCAACCGACGTGCGCGAAAAACTGCTTTTACCGCGCGGGCGCGCGTTTTGCcacgcctgttggagatgctcttatacAGGGGGAAGATCGAGACGCTCTCAAGTGGGCGTGTGTTTGAGGCTGGTCAGAATGGGCAAGAACATAGTCTAGTAACTTACACACTTCCCTATACTATGTTACTATCTCCACAATGGGTAGGAACATCTATGTAGTGTCATGCAACAATGTATTTATTAAGTTATAGACTCATTGTTTCTTGAAGTGTGTGATGTTTcggtaacttagctagttactacAAACACCTCTTTCTTTATTAAATATGTGACACATAAGCAAAGTTGTATTGAAGTATGTGATGTTACTCCTAAGTTTCTCAAAGATGGCACTTATCAGCACGAACCCATCGACGCGACACTAGGCAACTGCCTGCAGTTAGAACAGGCAGGGATTGATCCCTTAATTAACATGTGGTTAATTACTTCTAATAATAATACTCGCCTTGCTACGCCTTAGCTAGACACTGCTACTTTTATGTATTGCTCCCCCACTTGCACTGATCATGCATGCAGCTTTCTCTTCCGTTAGAAATTTGTTTAGAATGCGTCGTCATGATTAAAGGCAGTGAGCGGCTTTATCTAATTCACCCGTGCTTAAAAGCAGGCCGGCGGCTAGGAAGCAGCTGCACGGGTTCTTCGCTTTATACTCTTCTTAATTGGCTAGTCAGTGTGCCTGCCATAAGATCAGGTTCAGGTTCATGCACTCAACAAAGGAACACGACCAAAATGTCCACCTTTTTGTGTAGCGAATGACAACATAAGGGTCGTCTGGATGCAATACTTCCACTTGCTTGGGGAGACACATACGTTTTCTTTATAGAATTAGTGATCTAAGGGCTCTTATATTATAGTACTGTATTTATTTACAGCTGGAGTATTTTTTATGAGCAACATGAGAACTTTATTGCCCGAGAATGTTTATAGGAATACAAGTCCGAATCCAAAAAACCATACATGCCTATATACCCTGATAAAGGGAAGTTGCAAATTTGACCAGAGTGTGCATCCCTATTCTGGTCTCGCCGTTCACGGCCAAACGTGACCATCTAAAAAAAACTTGTACTACCACTTGGAGAAGTGTGAGTGTGGCCTAGCTAATTAAGCTACTCCAGCTAGTGGGAGTCGTTAACTAATTTTGTACTACCACTAATAGTTTATAGAAGTTGGGGTAGCTTTCGGCTTCGACAGGTCAGGATAGGCCGTTGATCGGCACGTCAGCAGAGACAGAGATTATCGGAGCTTAGCTAGATACTATGCATACCTGTCTTCTCTATATTTTACTCTCCTACTCtttctgtaaactaatataaaagcaTTTAGACAACcaaaatagtgatctaaacactcttgtaTTAGTTTACGGAAGGAGTACTTGCACTGATTATGAACGCATCTTTCTTTCTTGAGCCCCTCTCCCGTTACAAAATTCTCCACCACGAGTCGCTAATATTATTCCTGCACAAGCAGCTTTACACAGTTATAGTTTACTGCACAAGCAGGCCGGCGACTAGGAAGCAACTGCACGGGTTCTTGGCTAGCGTTTGAGCCTGCCACAAGATCAGGTTCATGCACCCAACAAATAATGAGCAGGTGATTTTTCCAGACATAATTTTTTAGGCATAATGAAC from Triticum urartu cultivar G1812 chromosome 3, Tu2.1, whole genome shotgun sequence encodes:
- the LOC125546215 gene encoding cationic peroxidase SPC4-like, which codes for MASSSPSAARALLVLAAAALVLSYVSAAAGAGDSPPLAKGLSFDFYSAKCPQAEAIVFAFLKDAIRKDVGLAAALLRIHFHDCFVQGCDGSVLLDKTNGVDSEKVSPPNVTLRPSAFKAINDIRALLQRACGGPVVSCADIAALAARDSVHLAGGPRYAVPLGRRDGLAPASLDTILGALPPPTSKVPVLLSFLAKIGLDADDLVALSGAHTLGIAHCGSFEERLFPKEDTTMNKWFAGHLKLTCPRLKVDNSTANDIRTPDVFDNKYYVDLLNRQGLFTSDQDLHTDAGTKPVVTRFAVDQAAFFDQFVKSMVKMGQINVLTGNQGQIRTDCSVPNAARSAGDELPWSVVEAAESFVL